One window from the genome of Gimesia aquarii encodes:
- a CDS encoding restriction endonuclease, with protein MCRTKKQFDSIFQKIDAGLNNSSVTKFLTTKSELEKFTSTLEPTLEFYNSLRPLMSPLSSYQKSFLSGLKPPTFRIQETIDRLAEEAEILDEYEPWAKEEKHGDEYEPSNRKQEVRNRIAQVRFLPIRIIDAITNNPQLMHGITPREFERLIAELLYAQEFENIVLTSESCDGGRDVLATKFVAGIPLLFAFECKRYAETNKIGVDILRTLLGTVNHASTKATVGVLVTTSTFTKGARDFIVTEPHVDGKDFNELVTWVNDYKNHNT; from the coding sequence ATGTGTCGTACAAAAAAACAGTTCGACTCTATTTTTCAGAAAATTGATGCTGGACTGAATAACTCTTCTGTTACAAAGTTTTTGACCACAAAATCTGAATTGGAAAAGTTTACGTCTACACTCGAACCGACACTTGAATTCTACAATTCATTAAGACCATTAATGTCACCTCTGAGTTCATACCAAAAATCATTTCTTTCCGGACTCAAACCACCAACTTTCCGTATTCAAGAGACGATTGACAGACTTGCTGAAGAAGCAGAAATTCTTGACGAATACGAACCTTGGGCTAAAGAAGAAAAACATGGCGATGAATACGAACCATCAAATCGCAAACAGGAAGTCCGTAATCGTATTGCTCAAGTAAGGTTCCTTCCGATTCGAATCATAGATGCAATCACTAATAATCCGCAATTGATGCATGGTATTACTCCACGGGAATTCGAACGACTTATAGCTGAATTACTTTATGCACAAGAATTTGAGAACATTGTACTAACATCTGAATCTTGTGATGGTGGTAGAGATGTCCTCGCTACAAAATTTGTTGCTGGTATACCACTTCTGTTTGCATTCGAGTGTAAGCGTTACGCCGAGACCAACAAAATCGGCGTTGACATACTTCGTACGCTTTTGGGTACGGTTAATCATGCTAGCACAAAAGCTACAGTTGGGGTCCTTGTAACGACATCAACCTTTACCAAAGGGGCTCGAGATTTCATTGTCACCGAACCTCATGTTGACGGAAAGGATTTCAACGAACTAGTCACGTGGGTAAACGATTACAAGAATCACAATACATGA
- a CDS encoding tetratricopeptide repeat protein: MKVSIASNIFNKLISNFPSAVAIGCGLSGGEIGSSCLLFCLGALGLLTQELIDDIQQGKDIDTIRKHVEDAFESLKQQHEGIELIADFIAIEKDINIDHLGYHDSRSPYLIIHRFIQGEFDHLTEEVQSIVKSQTDLKEELNESQKRQLQLLTVCREIAKTNPKIEQIEKQSEENLALQKQLVAKSLSYFDDSDAFFELTLDELNQLSERFNTLLTEIQKQNATLLPLDFRIYPNYAHDHKNNDQNIFRFHYQSRRTQLLGRDQELKELLQFLEPDTSKPFDLKWWLWTGPGGLGKSRLALELCLEAHSKGYHAGFLPTDSTGEINKESFQQPHLIIIDYTILRPDIASKLIMQIDTHKSSVSAPIRILILERSADNDLDRWFQSFRFPEINTNRHLVESFKYDDPRELSPLSNNALWKLMCSIFDEDKKKYNCHQSKILETLNLIDPQKRPLFAMMTADAISSSATDDLKSMRHWDQSILSDMILNKEFGRWKKSQLDDRLLNNVFFSTITGAQSYKLFDDINQSISEEEQLLISGEELDTQDLQQVFCFSQTIREEQVFSYEPDILGEYFVLQRLLADLRIDDKRTIKSKNEAYQLLKLAWCRFPLNTASFLLRTADDFPDHPAKELIAKLSNEQCTDKSFLTSLAFFRRGLSFHIFELYGSAIKDYTQGIDEYSGAPLDQIAMALLNRGLCYNNQGEWELAKDDFTRVIDQLPEASVNRVAQALIHRGYGYDKQGEWELAKDDYTQVIDQLTGTPIYQVARALVHRGHNHDDQGEWELAKDDYTRVIDQLTGASVDWIAQALVQRGISYNKQGEWELAKDDYTQVIDQLTGTPIYQVARALVHRGHNHDDQGEWELAKDDYTRVIDQLTGAPVDWIAQALIHRGHNHDDQDEWELAKDDYTRVIDQLTGAPVDDIAQALVLRGYGYDKQGEWELAKNDYTRVIDQLTEAPVDWIAQALVHRGYGYDKQGEWKLAKDDFRRALSMNALDQDKQQNTKQFLTKLECKMNN; this comes from the coding sequence ATGAAGGTCTCCATCGCCTCGAATATATTTAATAAGCTGATCTCCAATTTTCCATCTGCTGTTGCAATAGGGTGTGGCTTGTCTGGGGGGGAGATTGGTTCAAGCTGTCTCTTGTTTTGCTTGGGGGCACTTGGATTACTCACTCAAGAGCTTATCGACGACATCCAACAGGGAAAAGATATTGATACTATTCGAAAGCATGTTGAGGATGCTTTCGAATCATTAAAGCAGCAACATGAAGGGATTGAATTAATTGCAGACTTCATTGCTATTGAGAAGGATATCAATATTGATCATTTAGGCTATCATGATTCCAGATCTCCGTACTTGATCATTCATCGTTTCATACAAGGAGAATTCGATCATTTGACTGAGGAAGTCCAGTCAATTGTTAAGTCACAGACTGACCTCAAAGAAGAACTCAATGAAAGTCAAAAACGACAACTTCAACTATTAACTGTTTGCAGAGAAATTGCAAAAACGAATCCAAAAATTGAACAAATCGAGAAACAATCAGAAGAGAATCTTGCACTACAAAAACAGTTAGTTGCAAAATCATTGAGTTATTTTGATGATTCTGATGCGTTTTTTGAGCTAACACTTGATGAATTAAACCAACTTTCAGAACGTTTCAATACCCTGTTGACGGAAATTCAGAAACAAAATGCAACGCTGCTTCCATTGGATTTTAGAATCTACCCAAATTATGCTCATGATCACAAAAACAACGATCAAAATATATTTCGGTTTCATTATCAAAGCAGACGTACTCAATTATTAGGCCGTGATCAGGAACTGAAGGAATTGTTGCAATTTCTGGAACCAGACACTTCGAAGCCCTTTGACTTGAAATGGTGGCTCTGGACCGGTCCTGGAGGCTTAGGAAAAAGCCGGTTAGCATTGGAACTCTGCCTTGAAGCTCATTCAAAAGGTTACCACGCAGGATTTCTTCCTACCGATAGTACAGGAGAGATCAACAAGGAATCTTTTCAACAACCTCATTTAATCATTATTGATTATACGATTCTTCGACCGGATATTGCATCAAAACTGATAATGCAAATAGATACACATAAATCATCTGTTAGCGCTCCCATTCGTATTCTTATTTTGGAACGTTCTGCTGACAATGACCTTGATCGATGGTTTCAATCGTTTCGATTTCCAGAGATTAACACAAATCGTCATTTGGTGGAGTCATTCAAATATGATGACCCTCGAGAATTAAGTCCACTCTCAAATAATGCTCTTTGGAAATTAATGTGTTCAATCTTCGATGAGGACAAGAAAAAATACAATTGTCATCAATCTAAGATTTTGGAAACGCTCAATTTGATTGACCCACAAAAACGACCACTATTCGCAATGATGACGGCCGATGCTATCTCTTCAAGTGCAACAGATGATTTAAAATCTATGCGACATTGGGATCAGTCAATACTGTCAGACATGATACTTAACAAAGAATTTGGACGTTGGAAAAAATCACAGCTCGATGATCGGTTATTGAATAATGTGTTTTTCAGCACAATAACAGGAGCACAGTCCTATAAATTATTTGATGACATTAATCAATCAATCAGTGAGGAAGAACAATTATTGATTTCCGGTGAAGAACTTGACACTCAAGACTTACAGCAAGTATTTTGTTTTTCGCAAACTATTAGAGAAGAACAAGTTTTCTCTTATGAACCAGATATTCTTGGAGAATATTTTGTCTTACAGCGTTTACTCGCAGATTTGAGAATTGATGATAAACGAACAATAAAAAGCAAGAATGAAGCATATCAATTGCTTAAGCTGGCTTGGTGTCGATTCCCTTTAAATACTGCTTCATTTTTATTAAGAACTGCGGATGATTTTCCTGATCATCCAGCGAAAGAGTTAATCGCAAAATTATCGAACGAACAATGTACTGACAAGTCCTTTTTAACTAGCTTGGCCTTTTTCAGACGTGGACTCTCTTTCCACATTTTTGAACTTTATGGGAGTGCAATCAAGGACTATACGCAGGGCATCGACGAATACTCTGGCGCTCCCCTCGATCAAATTGCAATGGCACTTCTCAACCGTGGCTTATGTTATAACAATCAGGGCGAATGGGAATTAGCAAAGGATGATTTTACTCGGGTCATCGACCAGCTTCCCGAAGCCTCCGTCAATCGAGTAGCTCAGGCACTCATCCATCGTGGCTATGGTTATGACAAACAGGGCGAATGGGAATTAGCAAAGGATGATTATACCCAGGTCATCGATCAGCTCACTGGAACCCCCATCTATCAGGTAGCCCGGGCACTCGTCCATCGTGGCCATAATCATGACGACCAGGGCGAATGGGAATTAGCAAAGGATGATTACACCCGGGTCATCGACCAGCTCACTGGAGCCTCCGTCGATTGGATTGCTCAGGCACTTGTCCAACGTGGAATTAGTTATAACAAACAGGGCGAATGGGAATTAGCAAAGGATGATTATACCCAGGTCATCGATCAGCTCACTGGAACCCCCATCTATCAGGTAGCCCGGGCACTCGTCCATCGTGGCCATAATCATGACGACCAGGGCGAATGGGAATTAGCAAAGGATGATTACACCCGGGTCATCGATCAGCTTACTGGAGCCCCCGTCGATTGGATTGCTCAGGCACTTATCCACCGCGGTCATAATCATGACGACCAGGACGAATGGGAATTAGCAAAGGATGATTACACCCGGGTCATTGACCAGCTCACTGGAGCCCCCGTCGATGATATTGCTCAGGCACTTGTCCTTCGTGGCTATGGTTATGACAAACAGGGCGAATGGGAATTAGCAAAGAATGATTACACCCGGGTCATCGACCAGCTCACCGAAGCCCCAGTCGATTGGATTGCTCAGGCACTCGTCCATCGTGGCTATGGTTATGACAAACAGGGCGAATGGAAATTGGCAAAGGATGATTTTAGAAGAGCTTTATCAATGAATGCTTTGGATCAGGATAAACAACAGAATACAAAACAATTTCTCACAAAACTAGAATGCAAAATGAATAACTAA
- the fxsT gene encoding FxSxx-COOH system tetratricopeptide repeat protein, with protein MSPKQLFYSYSHKDENLREELEEHLSLLRNQEIISEWHDRKIIAGEEWADEIDQNLKNADIILLLISSSFNDSDYCYKKEMKLALELHDSGQAVVIPVILRDCDWDSAPYGKLQALPKDGNAVTGSYWHSTDKAFKDVANGIRKATQKKTTVKTKIFDVPFNENPAFTGRENELKNLRSRLTSGGRTALTQAIRGLGGIGKTQIAVQYAYQYQAEYEFVFWVQLTDEEKREQTDPLLLLLNSYVGYCEKLSIPFDQTEAETAIPAFKNWLEQHHNWLLIFDNADQPNSLERFLPLQSQGHILLTSRASVFDTLQILEPIEVDKLPLDQATAFLIKRVARELNESEQTFVRELAEELDRLPLALEQAGAYLHRKKASTFENYLRRYRESKLTHLKQQGPVLGQYSKSLEKTWLINFQEIEEKEESQASADVLRFCAFLAPDSIPIELIRQGAHYLNASIQRFIEETGNDVSDLLEPLLNYSLIQMVPGKNEFSIHRLVQEVMKSRVDSQDEQSIWQERVVNCVNKIYPWPKHGNWQVCRSLAPQCMVANDYINQFKIETENSRSLLGKQANYFYQVGEYEEAEPLYLQAMEISRTVLGENHPDFATSLNNLASLYTSQGRYEEAEPLYLQAKEIRRTVLGENHPSFATSLNNLAFLYENQGRYEEAEPLYQQAKEIRRTVLGENHPSFATNLNNLAGLYQNQGRYEEAEPLHQQAMEIRRTVLGENHPDFATSLNNLAELYRSQGCYEEAEPLFLKDMEIRRTVLGENHPDFATSLNNLAVLYKSQGRYEEAEPLHQQAMEIRRTVLGENHPDFATSLNNLAILYENQGRYEEAEPLHQQAMEIRPTVLGENHPDFATSLNDLAGLYQNQGRYEEAEPLHLKAMEIRRTVLGENHPDFATSLNNLAGLYENQGRYEEAETLYLKAMEIFTSTLGSEHPKTKTVRKNYQHCKDAKDGRNEDTQ; from the coding sequence ATGTCACCGAAGCAGCTTTTTTATTCCTATTCTCACAAGGATGAAAATCTACGTGAAGAACTGGAAGAACATTTGAGCCTCTTGAGAAATCAAGAAATCATTAGCGAATGGCACGATCGAAAAATTATCGCTGGAGAGGAATGGGCTGATGAAATTGATCAGAATTTGAAGAATGCAGATATCATTCTGCTACTGATCAGTTCCAGCTTTAATGATTCCGATTACTGCTACAAAAAAGAAATGAAACTTGCGTTGGAGTTGCATGACTCGGGACAAGCTGTTGTTATCCCCGTCATCTTGAGAGATTGCGATTGGGATTCTGCTCCCTATGGAAAGCTTCAGGCACTACCCAAAGATGGGAATGCAGTTACAGGTTCTTACTGGCATAGTACCGACAAAGCTTTTAAAGATGTTGCCAATGGAATTCGTAAAGCTACTCAAAAAAAAACGACAGTAAAAACTAAGATATTTGATGTCCCATTTAATGAAAATCCGGCTTTTACAGGTCGTGAAAACGAACTGAAAAATCTTCGTTCTCGCCTCACTTCCGGTGGTCGAACTGCTCTGACTCAAGCTATCCGCGGATTAGGGGGTATTGGGAAAACACAAATTGCCGTCCAATATGCTTATCAATATCAGGCAGAATATGAATTTGTTTTCTGGGTCCAGTTGACCGATGAGGAAAAAAGGGAACAGACTGATCCCTTACTTCTGCTGTTAAATAGCTATGTCGGTTATTGTGAAAAATTAAGTATCCCCTTCGATCAAACCGAAGCTGAGACGGCGATACCAGCTTTTAAGAATTGGCTGGAACAGCATCATAACTGGTTACTGATTTTTGATAACGCAGATCAACCGAACTCCTTAGAAAGATTCTTACCACTCCAAAGTCAGGGGCATATTCTATTGACCTCTCGGGCAAGTGTGTTCGACACACTGCAAATCCTAGAACCAATCGAAGTCGACAAACTACCTCTGGATCAAGCGACCGCTTTCTTAATCAAACGAGTGGCACGTGAGTTGAATGAATCAGAACAGACATTCGTGCGAGAACTAGCGGAGGAACTCGATAGATTACCTTTGGCCTTAGAGCAAGCCGGTGCCTACCTTCATAGAAAGAAAGCCTCTACTTTCGAAAACTATCTGCGTCGCTATCGCGAGTCAAAATTGACTCATTTAAAACAGCAGGGACCGGTTCTCGGCCAATATTCGAAATCCCTCGAAAAGACTTGGCTAATCAATTTTCAGGAAATAGAAGAAAAGGAGGAATCACAGGCTTCCGCTGATGTACTTCGTTTTTGTGCATTCCTTGCCCCTGATTCCATACCCATAGAATTAATCAGACAAGGGGCACACTATCTGAATGCATCCATTCAGCGTTTTATTGAAGAGACTGGCAATGATGTGTCAGATCTACTTGAGCCATTATTGAATTACTCTCTGATTCAGATGGTGCCTGGGAAGAACGAATTCAGTATTCACCGTCTTGTCCAGGAAGTGATGAAGTCAAGGGTCGACTCACAAGATGAGCAATCGATCTGGCAGGAACGCGTAGTGAACTGTGTCAATAAAATCTATCCCTGGCCTAAGCATGGTAATTGGCAAGTTTGCCGAAGTCTTGCACCACAATGTATGGTCGCCAACGATTACATTAACCAGTTTAAGATAGAAACAGAAAATAGTAGATCATTGTTAGGCAAACAAGCCAATTATTTTTATCAGGTCGGTGAATACGAAGAGGCTGAACCACTCTATTTGCAGGCAATGGAAATTAGTCGTACGGTCCTGGGGGAAAACCATCCGGACTTTGCAACAAGCCTCAACAACCTGGCTAGTTTGTATACAAGCCAGGGGCGTTACGAAGAGGCCGAACCACTCTATTTGCAGGCAAAGGAAATTCGTCGTACGGTCCTGGGGGAAAACCATCCCTCTTTTGCAACAAGCCTCAACAACCTGGCTTTTTTGTATGAAAACCAGGGGCGTTACGAAGAGGCCGAACCACTCTATCAACAGGCAAAGGAAATTCGTCGTACGGTCCTGGGGGAAAACCATCCCTCTTTTGCAACAAACCTCAACAACCTGGCTGGTTTGTATCAAAACCAGGGGCGTTACGAAGAGGCCGAACCACTCCATCAACAGGCAATGGAAATTCGTCGTACGGTCCTGGGGGAAAACCATCCGGACTTTGCAACAAGCCTCAACAACCTGGCTGAACTATATAGAAGCCAGGGGTGTTACGAAGAGGCGGAACCACTCTTTCTAAAGGATATGGAAATTCGTCGTACGGTCCTGGGGGAAAACCATCCGGACTTTGCAACAAGCCTCAACAACCTGGCTGTTTTGTATAAAAGCCAGGGGCGTTACGAAGAGGCGGAACCACTCCATCAACAGGCAATGGAAATTCGTCGTACGGTCCTGGGGGAAAACCATCCGGACTTTGCAACAAGCCTCAACAACCTGGCTATTTTGTATGAAAACCAGGGGCGTTACGAAGAGGCGGAACCACTCCATCAACAGGCAATGGAAATTCGTCCTACGGTCCTGGGGGAAAACCATCCGGACTTTGCAACAAGCCTCAACGACCTGGCTGGTTTGTATCAAAACCAGGGGCGTTACGAAGAGGCCGAACCACTCCATCTAAAAGCAATGGAAATTCGTCGTACGGTCCTGGGGGAAAACCATCCGGACTTTGCAACAAGCCTCAACAACCTGGCTGGTTTGTATGAAAACCAGGGGCGTTACGAAGAGGCGGAAACACTCTATCTAAAGGCAATGGAAATTTTTACTTCGACACTTGGATCGGAACATCCCAAAACGAAAACTGTTAGGAAAAATTACCAGCATTGTAAAGACGCAAAAGATGGGAGAAATGAGGATACACAATGA
- a CDS encoding COR domain-containing protein produces MLLKEVLDTTDAQSILAAYRRFTDSEKQQNNEPLNEAKLLVVGHEDVGKTSLIKFLAKGETCDPQEKKTVGVDIREKIETHTWAPENTNIILNIWDFGGQLMMHQTHRFFFTERSLYLIVLSDRTEDEKKSAHSWLRTIQSHGRESPVIIVINKSDEGKQSLQLNEVGLKKDYPNIICFHRTSCTKGEFAKQSIDSLKIIISTALFNEEQLKEIHDPIPNSWKRVKNSLEDQSAQNNVLKHSDFIKLCEIPDSNETIELIDNPDEQRALLRLLNKLGVIVSHGLDNNSPAAFKEIVLLNPNWITDAIYKLLNSQLISHQNGEFSRQQMAKILDGTIYPKETYEYILSMMESDEIGLCFEIPNSNHEKYLIPEALTPNEPEYQYFFSDSLRFRFSYDFLPTGLIPRFIVNSFGNLTAKKTLWRTGCLLEAASCPIVVKGNNDKNVVDIFVSGKAQYRRSALSIIINTLEIVHTLFPEAGAEARVPMPSLPEVDVGYNHLLKLESKYGPEHEFEPEDADRLYTVKELLDGIRFDNSISTEKSREKNYSLDGLSSIHMGDYSQINIGESRQNQINSVQNHQSPNKSFKSTVISWPYISIAAGIITSIFILIMILLPSNAWRAYLGLPIGGGMLVAIWTFFRDPKYYYRRLLSYIISFGLAVIATGVSFDAYFRTDTSQGGIRWDGSISFGFYFVWAICITVFVVADFLTNNRQDS; encoded by the coding sequence ATGCTTCTCAAAGAAGTCCTAGATACAACAGACGCACAATCAATACTTGCTGCATATCGTCGATTTACTGATTCAGAAAAACAACAAAATAACGAACCACTAAACGAAGCGAAATTACTTGTGGTAGGCCATGAGGATGTAGGAAAGACATCCCTAATTAAGTTTCTTGCCAAAGGTGAAACTTGTGATCCTCAAGAAAAAAAAACCGTTGGTGTTGATATCAGAGAAAAAATTGAAACGCATACTTGGGCCCCAGAAAATACTAACATCATACTAAATATTTGGGACTTTGGCGGCCAATTAATGATGCATCAAACGCATCGTTTTTTTTTCACTGAAAGGAGTCTCTATTTAATTGTGTTGAGTGATCGGACTGAAGATGAGAAGAAGTCTGCACATTCATGGTTAAGAACAATTCAGTCTCACGGAAGAGAATCACCAGTTATTATAGTGATCAATAAGTCTGATGAAGGTAAACAGAGTTTACAACTCAATGAAGTAGGATTGAAGAAAGACTATCCAAATATTATCTGTTTTCATCGCACATCCTGCACAAAAGGTGAATTTGCAAAACAGAGTATTGATAGTTTGAAAATAATAATTTCAACTGCACTTTTCAATGAAGAACAGTTGAAAGAGATCCATGATCCAATCCCAAATTCTTGGAAAAGAGTGAAAAATTCATTAGAAGATCAGTCGGCACAAAATAATGTCTTGAAGCACTCTGATTTTATTAAATTATGTGAGATCCCAGACTCGAATGAGACAATTGAATTAATTGATAATCCAGATGAACAACGAGCCTTACTTAGGCTATTAAATAAACTAGGTGTCATTGTATCACATGGGCTCGACAATAACTCTCCAGCAGCTTTTAAGGAAATTGTTTTACTGAACCCGAATTGGATCACTGACGCAATTTACAAATTGCTAAATAGTCAACTAATCAGTCACCAAAATGGAGAATTTTCGAGACAGCAGATGGCTAAGATCCTGGACGGCACGATCTACCCGAAGGAAACTTATGAGTACATCTTAAGTATGATGGAATCTGATGAAATTGGGCTCTGTTTCGAAATCCCGAATAGCAATCATGAGAAATATCTAATTCCCGAAGCTCTTACTCCTAACGAACCTGAATATCAATATTTTTTTTCTGATTCGTTAAGGTTTCGGTTCAGTTATGACTTTTTACCAACTGGCTTGATTCCTCGATTCATTGTGAACTCTTTTGGTAATTTAACGGCTAAAAAAACTCTTTGGAGAACAGGTTGTTTGCTAGAAGCTGCTTCTTGTCCGATCGTAGTCAAGGGAAATAACGATAAGAATGTCGTTGATATTTTTGTTAGTGGAAAAGCTCAATACCGAAGATCTGCGCTTAGTATTATTATCAATACTCTAGAAATTGTTCATACACTTTTCCCAGAGGCGGGTGCAGAAGCACGCGTCCCCATGCCAAGCCTACCAGAGGTCGATGTCGGATATAACCATCTACTTAAATTAGAATCGAAATATGGTCCGGAACATGAGTTTGAACCAGAGGACGCTGATCGACTCTATACAGTTAAAGAATTGCTGGATGGAATTCGTTTTGACAACTCGATATCTACAGAAAAATCGAGAGAAAAAAACTATTCTCTCGATGGACTGAGTTCTATTCACATGGGTGATTACTCACAGATCAATATCGGTGAAAGCCGGCAGAATCAAATTAATTCAGTTCAAAATCATCAATCACCAAACAAATCATTTAAATCTACCGTCATCTCGTGGCCATATATATCAATAGCTGCTGGCATCATCACCAGTATTTTTATTCTAATTATGATTTTGCTCCCTTCAAATGCATGGCGTGCTTATTTAGGTTTACCTATTGGTGGAGGAATGCTAGTTGCAATTTGGACATTTTTTCGAGATCCAAAATATTACTATCGTCGTTTGCTGAGCTATATTATTTCGTTCGGATTGGCAGTGATAGCGACTGGTGTTTCGTTTGATGCATATTTTAGAACTGATACTAGCCAAGGAGGAATCAGATGGGATGGTTCAATCAGTTTTGGATTTTATTTTGTCTGGGCAATCTGCATCACAGTATTTGTAGTTGCAGATTTTTTGACAAATAATAGGCAAGATTCATGA
- a CDS encoding LexA family protein — protein sequence MLSYIREFITKIGYVLKVRKIESRFGINSSNGVSDHLKAIEANAKERRLQFM from the coding sequence ATCCTAAGTTACATTCGTGAATTCATTACCAAGATTGGCTATGTTCTCAAAGTAAGAAAAATTGAAAGTAGATTTGGAATTAATTCTTCGAATGGTGTTTCTGATCATCTTAAAGCTATAGAAGCAAATGCAAAGGAGAGACGACTCCAGTTCATGTAA
- a CDS encoding P-loop NTPase family protein translates to MPRQAPEGVPDPDWVKVSKTLAEDLVEALTKLRWPIMISGPVGTGKTFAMACVYRSWRVPPQKPATILWYDTSDLLSKIIACRTSPTHSITTRFSNGTTSEQFEGNFYAKISRAGLLCLDDMGIKEPTPSKYEILKRILDLRPGKPTLITTNLDHKRFTEVFDERIYSRAFCGPIVWAEGEDRRFEWRRQESGES, encoded by the coding sequence ATGCCAAGGCAGGCACCTGAAGGTGTTCCGGATCCAGATTGGGTGAAAGTATCAAAAACACTTGCCGAGGATCTTGTGGAGGCCCTGACAAAATTGAGATGGCCAATCATGATTTCAGGGCCTGTCGGGACAGGGAAAACGTTTGCCATGGCGTGCGTCTATCGGTCATGGCGAGTGCCCCCTCAAAAGCCGGCCACAATCCTCTGGTATGACACCTCAGACTTATTATCAAAAATTATTGCCTGTCGTACTTCACCGACCCATTCCATAACGACCAGATTCAGCAACGGAACGACCTCAGAACAGTTTGAAGGTAATTTTTATGCGAAGATCTCCAGGGCTGGTCTGCTCTGCCTGGATGATATGGGGATTAAAGAGCCGACACCATCAAAATACGAAATCTTAAAACGCATTCTTGATTTGCGACCGGGGAAACCCACATTGATCACAACGAATCTGGATCACAAACGATTTACCGAGGTGTTTGATGAGCGAATCTATAGTCGTGCATTCTGTGGTCCTATCGTGTGGGCAGAAGGAGAAGACCGACGTTTTGAATGGCGAAGGCAGGAAAGTGGAGAGTCCTAA